Within the Fischerella sp. PCC 9605 genome, the region ACCGAGCAGATCGATCGGATGGAGTTGCTGTTTAGAGCAGCAGAACTAGAAACTTCTGCCACGGACAAAGCTACAAACACTCACTTGACAGCGATGTGCCTTGAGGAAGTCTTGCAAGTGAGTATCCCCCGCTGGCAAGAAGCGGCAAGTCGGCGTAACTTGACATTAGATGTGGTTCTACCCCAACAGTTGCCAACCGTGGTGAGTAATCCTACTATGCTGGATCGAGTTCTCACTGGTTTAATGGAGAATTTCACCCGTAGTTTACCTGCTGGTAGCCATATTCAAGTACAGGTCATTCCGGCTGGCGATCAATTAAAGTTACAATTATTACCTCTCCCTCAAGAAGGAGACAATGGTGCAGCGGCAAAATCAATCTGTACGCCGCCAATTCGCAAAGCTCTTGGTCAATTGCTGATGTTCCAACCAGAAACGGGTACAATTAGCCTGAATCTTGCTGCAACCAAGCATCTATTTCAGGCAATTGGTGGAAAATTAATTGTGCGTGAACGTCCTCGCTATGGGGAGGTTTTGACTATTTTTCTGCCTTTAGAAGGAGCAGAAGCCAAGGAAAATCCAAAATTCAAAATTCAAAATTCAAAATTATAGACTTTAATTTTCATGGGGTTTGTCGCTGGCAATTGCTAACTGCACTGTAAAGGTGGAACCTTCTGACAGCTTGCTTTTTACAGAAATAGAGCCACCGCAGTTTCGTAAGAGTTGCTGTACAATTGTTAAACCCAAACCTGCACCACCTGGATCTTCTGTTGGTAGTGGACGTACACGATAAAAGCGATCGAAAATTTTGGGAATTTCGCTTTCAGCAATACCAATACCAGTATCACGCAATTCTAGTAAGACATAATCGCCTTGAAGACGTCCCCGCACCCATACTTGACCACCGTTGGGGGTATATTTAATACTATTAGAAAGTAGATGGATAACAAGCTGTCTTAGTCCTCCAATTACACACCAAACCGCAGGGAGTTCAGTAGGTACAGTGTAAGCTAACATGATGCCTTTTTCTTGTGCTAAGGGCTGGTAGGTACTGACTACTCCAGGCACGATATCTGCTAAGCGTACTGACTCTAAGTTCGTTTCCTCTAAATTGTGCTCAATTTGTACTAATTCCAACACGCCGTGAATGAGAGAATTTTGGCGATCGCACTCTCGTTTCAGCATCTGTAAATAACGTTGTCGCTGAGGGTTTTTTAAACTAGGGGAATTCAACAGACTCAAAGCTGTCTTCATGTGCGTTAGGGGTGTACGCAGTTCCTGACAGACATTGCTCAAGAACTCATCTTTGAGTTGCAAACTGTTGTGTAGTATTTGTTTTTGCTGTTCTACCTTGGCGATCCGCTTAGTGATAATTTGACGATTAATCTCATCCTGTCTTTGAAGTTGTTTTGCCAATAACTGACTTAGTAGAGACGTTGCATGCAACATCTCTACTGAGGGACAAATCAAATCAGCAGGTGCGGCGATCGCAGATAATTCTGTTATTGTTATCTTTTTCATACCATCTAAAACTTGCTGAATGACTTTTCCGTCAACCGTGGTTATAGTCAGCAAAGTTTTAGGGCTTTTGAGTTGCCGATAAACCACGATTAAACTGCAAAACCGTGGTGACAACACTATGAAAAAATATTCCCGGCGAATCTGACTATTTGACAACAATTCCAAGCATTTTTGAGATGAGGAAGTATTTTCTCCCTCCACTCCCCCAGACGCGCCATAGCGCGTCTCTACATCTCTCCCTTTCTCTGCAACTTGGCAAGTATAGATAACTCCATGTTCACCAAATTGCTGACGATAACGCTGAATTTCTGAATGCCAAATTTTTCCTGGTGGTAGCTTTACCCATAAAGTAGCAGCAATCTGCTGTTCAATGAGTAAATCAATTTGCGACTTTAGCAGTGAAAGCAGAGTAGCAGGTGTTAAGGATAAGACTTGAGAAGGCATTTGCACTTCCAAAGCCAACTGATAAATTGACAGATCCGGGCCCGGAGAAGCATTCATGAGTAAAGCAAATAAAAAACCAAGAAATATCAAAGATAAATAATACTGCCTTAGATTTTCACCCTTAAGTGTTCATTTTTTACAAAATAAATTGGAAATAATTAGTAGTTAGTGGTTAGTTTTTACTTTTTGACCACTAACTACTAACTACTAACCATTAACCATCAACCTTCTTCATCCTCTCTGCTAAAGCGTCGCGTGCATGTTCTCTATCATCAAAGTGAATTTTTTCGGTTCCGAGAATTTGGTAGTCTTCGTGACCTTTACCAGCTAGCAAAACCCCATCTCCGGGTTGTGCTTGTAATATCGCGGTACGAATGGCGGTAGCGCGATCGCATATTACTGTTGGTTGAACTGTCTGTGGTATTCCTGTTAGTATATCCTGCAAAATTTGTTCCGGGTCTTCAGTGCGGGGATTATCGGATGTAACTACTGCTACATCAGCTAATTCAGCAGCGATTTTACCCATTTTTGGACGCTTTGTTCGATCCCTGTCTCCCCCACAACCAAACACGCAAATCATCTTACCGGGAATAAACGGACGCGCGGCTTTGAGCAAATTCTCCAAACTATCGGGCGTGTGGGCATAATCC harbors:
- a CDS encoding DICT sensory domain-containing protein; the encoded protein is MNASPGPDLSIYQLALEVQMPSQVLSLTPATLLSLLKSQIDLLIEQQIAATLWVKLPPGKIWHSEIQRYRQQFGEHGVIYTCQVAEKGRDVETRYGASGGVEGENTSSSQKCLELLSNSQIRREYFFIVLSPRFCSLIVVYRQLKSPKTLLTITTVDGKVIQQVLDGMKKITITELSAIAAPADLICPSVEMLHATSLLSQLLAKQLQRQDEINRQIITKRIAKVEQQKQILHNSLQLKDEFLSNVCQELRTPLTHMKTALSLLNSPSLKNPQRQRYLQMLKRECDRQNSLIHGVLELVQIEHNLEETNLESVRLADIVPGVVSTYQPLAQEKGIMLAYTVPTELPAVWCVIGGLRQLVIHLLSNSIKYTPNGGQVWVRGRLQGDYVLLELRDTGIGIAESEIPKIFDRFYRVRPLPTEDPGGAGLGLTIVQQLLRNCGGSISVKSKLSEGSTFTVQLAIASDKPHEN